In the genome of Bacillota bacterium, one region contains:
- the secY gene encoding preprotein translocase subunit SecY, producing MLEALRNAWRIPDLRRKILYTAVLLAVARIGAYVPVPGVDAVGLAEQLGLDSGNIFGLLDLFSGGALGRFTLFSMGVGPYITSSIIIQLLALVIPQLEQMVKEDQKASARLTRYGTVVLAFIQGFATTIMAKNWGVIENPSFFNLLLIILSLVAGTSFLMWLGEMISEKGIGNGISMLIFIGIVAEIPSNVRNVYLALQADAISIIGVIVYLAVSVALIAAIVLVQEGQRRIPVQYAKRVVGRKMYGGQSTHIPLRVNQAGVIPVIFASSILTFPLTLAQFIPAVNVINRWIGYGTIGYNLLYVVMIVFFTYFYTAVTFNPQEVADNMKKNGGFVPGLRPGRPTAEYMERVLTRITLPGAIFLAVIAVMPFVISAVTRIPQQILSLGGTGLIIMVGVALDTMKQIESHLLLRHYEGFLN from the coding sequence TTGCTGGAAGCTTTGAGAAATGCATGGCGAATTCCTGATTTAAGGCGAAAGATTCTTTATACTGCTGTGCTTTTGGCAGTAGCTCGAATTGGTGCTTATGTTCCAGTGCCCGGCGTTGACGCAGTAGGATTAGCAGAACAGCTGGGCTTGGACAGCGGTAACATTTTTGGGCTCTTAGATCTATTTTCCGGCGGAGCGCTGGGAAGATTTACTCTCTTTTCTATGGGAGTAGGTCCTTACATTACCTCATCGATTATCATCCAGCTGCTGGCTCTGGTAATTCCACAGCTGGAACAGATGGTTAAAGAGGACCAAAAAGCTTCTGCCAGATTAACTCGCTATGGAACAGTAGTGCTGGCGTTCATCCAGGGCTTTGCCACTACGATTATGGCTAAGAACTGGGGCGTCATCGAGAATCCGAGTTTCTTCAACCTGCTGTTGATTATCCTCAGTTTGGTTGCCGGAACCAGCTTCTTGATGTGGTTAGGCGAAATGATTTCGGAAAAGGGAATCGGCAATGGAATTTCAATGCTGATCTTTATCGGTATTGTAGCTGAGATTCCCTCTAATGTCCGCAATGTTTATCTTGCCCTGCAGGCAGATGCAATCAGTATCATCGGTGTAATTGTCTACTTGGCAGTATCCGTTGCCTTAATTGCAGCAATTGTACTTGTACAGGAAGGACAGCGCCGGATTCCGGTGCAGTATGCTAAGCGGGTAGTTGGCCGCAAGATGTACGGAGGACAATCAACTCATATTCCGCTCAGAGTAAACCAAGCAGGTGTCATTCCAGTTATTTTTGCGTCATCAATTCTTACTTTTCCACTGACGCTGGCACAGTTTATACCGGCGGTTAACGTAATCAACCGCTGGATAGGTTACGGCACCATTGGGTATAATCTGCTATATGTTGTTATGATTGTCTTTTTTACCTATTTCTACACAGCGGTGACCTTCAATCCGCAGGAAGTAGCAGACAATATGAAAAAAAATGGTGGATTTGTGCCTGGGCTGCGTCCGGGACGTCCAACAGCTGAATATATGGAACGCGTTCTGACTCGCATTACCCTGCCAGGTGCTATTTTCTTGGCTGTAATTGCGGTAATGCCGTTTGTAATTTCGGCAGTAACTCGTATTCCACAGCAGATTTTAAGCTTGGGAGGAACCGGCTTAATTATTATGGTAGGTGTGGCACTGGATACTATGAAACAAATTGAGTCACATCTGCTTCTGAGACATTACGAAGGTTTTCTTAATTAG
- a CDS encoding adenylate kinase, producing the protein MRLVLLGLPGAGKGTQGEQLAEKYSIPHISTGSLIRSVINSGLKLGEIVNAYISKGNLIPDNLMMEMLRQRILADDCRNGWILDGFPRTVKQAMHLDETLKQESLQLDRAFDIRISAQEAVLRITKRRVCRSCGQIYSLEQSPEKVSGVCDRCGGPLYQRPDDNVEVAQHRLLVYMEQTHPVVHYYAQSGRLTSINGEQDIHAVFRDLSAAVAALFDKNKAGDQL; encoded by the coding sequence TTGCGATTAGTATTACTCGGTTTACCGGGCGCAGGCAAAGGGACCCAAGGTGAACAACTAGCCGAGAAATATAGCATTCCCCATATTTCAACAGGTAGTCTAATTCGATCAGTAATTAATTCTGGTTTGAAACTTGGTGAGATTGTAAATGCCTATATTTCTAAGGGGAATTTAATACCAGATAACTTAATGATGGAAATGCTCCGGCAGAGAATTCTAGCAGATGATTGTCGTAATGGATGGATTCTAGATGGTTTTCCTCGGACAGTTAAGCAAGCAATGCACCTCGATGAAACTTTAAAACAGGAATCTCTACAGCTCGATCGAGCATTTGACATTCGGATTTCTGCACAGGAAGCGGTGCTGCGAATCACGAAGCGTCGGGTTTGCCGCAGCTGCGGTCAGATTTACAGTTTGGAGCAGAGCCCTGAAAAAGTATCCGGGGTCTGCGACCGCTGCGGTGGCCCACTTTATCAGCGACCCGATGACAATGTTGAAGTTGCGCAGCATCGTCTTCTCGTTTACATGGAACAAACACATCCTGTTGTGCATTACTATGCTCAGTCAGGCAGGTTAACCAGCATCAATGGAGAACAGGATATCCACGCAGTTTTTCGAGATCTAAGCGCTGCCGTTGCTGCGTTGTTTGATAAAAACAAAGCAGGTGATCAACTGTGA
- the map gene encoding type I methionyl aminopeptidase, with translation MIVLKSEHELAAMRRAGQVVAQAHQLVKENLRPGITTKMLDQIVEEFILSQNAVPAFKGYNGYPATICASVNEVVVHGIPNDLPLEEGWILSVDIGAFVDGFCGDSAWTYPIGEIDAEAQRLLTVTEESLYKGIEQAVIGNRLSDISHQIQTVVESNGFSVVRDFVGHGIGRKMHESPQIPNFGEPGRGPRLKAGMTLAIEPMVNMGSYHVRILPDNWTTVTVDGGWSAHFEHTIAITADGPEILTKL, from the coding sequence GTGATTGTTTTGAAGTCAGAGCACGAACTGGCGGCAATGCGCAGAGCAGGTCAGGTGGTTGCGCAGGCTCATCAGCTTGTGAAGGAAAATCTGCGGCCGGGCATTACTACAAAAATGCTCGATCAGATAGTGGAAGAGTTTATTCTGTCCCAAAATGCGGTTCCAGCTTTCAAAGGATACAACGGCTATCCTGCGACAATTTGCGCATCTGTTAATGAAGTTGTAGTGCATGGGATACCAAATGATCTCCCGTTAGAAGAAGGTTGGATTCTCAGTGTCGACATCGGTGCTTTTGTCGATGGTTTTTGCGGGGATTCAGCTTGGACTTATCCGATTGGGGAAATAGATGCCGAAGCGCAGAGACTGCTTACGGTTACGGAAGAGTCTTTGTACAAAGGCATCGAGCAAGCAGTGATTGGCAATCGCCTATCCGACATCTCCCATCAGATCCAAACTGTTGTTGAAAGCAATGGGTTCTCGGTTGTGCGCGATTTTGTCGGGCACGGAATAGGACGCAAAATGCATGAGTCACCCCAGATTCCCAACTTTGGTGAACCCGGACGCGGTCCTAGGTTAAAAGCGGGAATGACGCTGGCAATCGAACCGATGGTCAATATGGGGAGTTATCATGTGCGCATTTTACCGGATAACTGGACAACAGTAACGGTGGATGGAGGCTGGTCTGCTCATTTTGAGCACACCATTGCTATAACGGCTGATGGTCCGGAAATTCTTACCAAATTGTAG
- a CDS encoding RNA-binding protein: protein MGLEIGQLVSSKAGRDAGRRYLVLAKLNDKHVLVADGVTRKVIQPKKKNIRHLVAHRQIATEVAQALQQEQKLTNQQLRLAIKSLTESAEEREEVSSGNG from the coding sequence GTGGGGTTGGAGATTGGCCAATTAGTTTCTTCGAAAGCGGGACGTGATGCTGGAAGAAGATACTTGGTACTTGCCAAACTGAATGACAAGCATGTGCTGGTCGCTGATGGTGTAACCCGAAAAGTTATCCAACCAAAGAAGAAGAATATCCGACATTTGGTGGCACATCGTCAAATAGCCACTGAAGTAGCACAGGCGTTACAGCAAGAACAAAAGCTCACCAATCAGCAGCTGAGGTTAGCAATAAAATCTCTTACTGAGTCAGCGGAGGAGCGAGAGGAGGTTTCGTCTGGTAATGGCTAA
- the infA gene encoding translation initiation factor IF-1 has translation MAKDDVIEVEGTVVEPLPNAMFRVELENGHKVLAHISGKMRMHFIRILPGDKVTVELSPYDLTRGRIVYRKK, from the coding sequence ATGGCTAAAGATGATGTGATCGAAGTTGAAGGCACAGTAGTGGAACCACTGCCGAACGCGATGTTTCGTGTAGAATTAGAAAATGGTCATAAGGTTTTGGCTCATATCTCCGGCAAGATGAGGATGCATTTTATCAGAATTCTGCCGGGTGACAAAGTAACAGTAGAGCTTTCCCCTTATGATTTAACTCGAGGTAGAATCGTTTATCGAAAAAAATAG
- the rpmJ gene encoding 50S ribosomal protein L36: protein MKVRPSVKPMCEKCKVIRRRGKVMVICENPRHKQKQG, encoded by the coding sequence ATGAAGGTCAGACCTTCTGTAAAGCCGATGTGTGAAAAGTGCAAAGTAATTCGCCGCCGGGGTAAAGTGATGGTTATCTGCGAAAACCCACGGCATAAACAGAAACAAGGATAG
- the rpsM gene encoding 30S ribosomal protein S13, whose amino-acid sequence MARIAGVDLPREKRVEIGLTYIFGIGRSTSQKILTICGIDPDTRVGDLTEEEEIKLREVIENQFLVEGDLRREINMNIKRLRDIGCYRGLRHRRGLPVRGQRTKTNARTRKGPKRVAGKRR is encoded by the coding sequence GTGGCAAGAATTGCTGGGGTAGATCTGCCTCGTGAGAAACGGGTGGAAATCGGTTTAACTTATATTTTTGGCATTGGACGTTCCACCTCTCAAAAGATCCTCACAATCTGCGGTATTGACCCGGATACACGTGTTGGTGATTTAACAGAGGAAGAAGAAATCAAGCTGCGCGAAGTCATTGAGAACCAATTCCTGGTTGAAGGTGACCTGCGGCGTGAAATAAACATGAACATCAAGAGACTGCGCGACATTGGCTGCTATCGCGGTTTGCGTCACCGCAGAGGCCTGCCAGTTCGCGGCCAAAGAACAAAAACTAACGCCCGGACTCGCAAGGGACCGAAGCGTGTAGCTGGTAAGAGACGCTAG
- the rpsK gene encoding 30S ribosomal protein S11 → MARTRRGQRPRRRERKNIQSGIAHIRSTFNNTIVSISDEQGNVISWASAGNMGFKGSRKGTPFAAGMAAETAAKTAMEHGLREVKVYVKGPGAGREAAIRSLQSAGIDVNVIKDVTPIPHNGCRPPKRRRV, encoded by the coding sequence ATGGCAAGAACCCGCAGAGGGCAACGTCCCAGAAGGCGTGAGCGGAAGAATATTCAAAGCGGTATTGCTCATATCCGTTCTACTTTTAATAATACAATTGTCAGTATCAGTGATGAACAGGGTAATGTAATTTCCTGGGCAAGCGCAGGAAATATGGGTTTTAAAGGGTCGCGCAAAGGTACACCTTTTGCTGCTGGTATGGCTGCTGAAACTGCTGCCAAAACCGCTATGGAGCATGGTTTGCGCGAGGTAAAAGTATATGTTAAAGGACCTGGAGCTGGAAGAGAAGCAGCAATAAGGTCTTTACAAAGTGCAGGCATAGATGTTAATGTTATTAAAGATGTTACTCCGATTCCTCACAATGGTTGCAGACCACCGAAACGGAGAAGAGTATAA
- the rpsD gene encoding 30S ribosomal protein S4 — translation MRYTGPVCRLCRREGVKLYLKGDKCYTDKCPVQRRAYPPGQHGQSRKKLSEYGLQLRMKQRLRRIYGVSERQLENYYDDAARKRGITGEILLQTLEMRLDNVLYRFGVGASRPQARQLVMHGHVTVNGKKVDIPSYQVKVGDVIAVKESSRNLDVVKANAEAASGRALPDWLEFDLEKLEGSIKAVPAREQIDIPVEEHLIVEFYSR, via the coding sequence ATGAGATATACAGGACCAGTTTGTCGCCTGTGCAGACGGGAAGGTGTTAAACTTTACCTGAAAGGTGACAAGTGCTATACAGATAAATGTCCAGTTCAGCGCCGGGCATACCCGCCGGGACAGCACGGACAATCCCGCAAAAAGTTATCTGAGTACGGACTGCAGTTGAGAATGAAGCAGAGACTGCGCCGGATTTACGGTGTTTCTGAGCGTCAGTTAGAGAACTATTATGATGACGCAGCCCGCAAACGCGGTATTACCGGTGAAATTCTGCTCCAAACTCTGGAAATGCGTTTAGATAACGTGCTCTATCGCTTTGGTGTCGGTGCATCTAGACCGCAAGCAAGACAATTGGTTATGCACGGACATGTGACTGTTAACGGTAAGAAAGTTGATATCCCATCATATCAAGTTAAAGTTGGAGACGTTATTGCAGTAAAAGAGTCTTCACGCAATCTTGATGTGGTTAAAGCTAATGCTGAAGCTGCATCCGGACGAGCTCTGCCTGATTGGCTGGAGTTTGATCTGGAGAAATTAGAGGGAAGCATTAAAGCTGTTCCTGCACGGGAGCAAATCGACATTCCTGTTGAAGAGCATCTCATTGTTGAGTTCTACTCCAGATAG
- a CDS encoding DNA-directed RNA polymerase subunit alpha encodes MIEIEKPKVEQIELTEDYGRFVIEPLERGYGITLGNSLRRVLLSSLPGTAVTSVKIDGVLHEFSTIPGVVEDTVDIVLNLKKLLVKLYTDEPVVVRIEANGAGPVYARDIIADASVEILNPDLYIATLQEDGSLNMEITVAKGRGYVPAERNKLPEHPIGIIPVDSIFTPVSKVNFQIDNTRVGQVTDYDKLTIDIWTDKTIAPDEALGLASKILIEHLKLFTNLTDTSDEVEIMVEKEEEAIDRLLEMTIEELDLSVRSYNCLKRAGINTLEELTRKTEEDMMKVRNLGKKSLAEVKEKLAALGLSLRESEE; translated from the coding sequence ATGATCGAGATTGAAAAACCAAAAGTCGAGCAGATTGAATTAACGGAGGACTATGGCCGTTTTGTGATAGAGCCTCTGGAAAGAGGTTATGGCATTACGCTTGGTAACAGCTTGCGTCGAGTTCTGCTTTCTTCGCTGCCTGGCACAGCGGTGACTTCAGTGAAGATTGACGGTGTGCTCCATGAGTTTTCCACCATCCCAGGGGTGGTCGAAGATACAGTAGATATCGTCCTGAATCTGAAGAAACTGCTCGTAAAGCTGTACACTGATGAGCCTGTTGTGGTTAGAATTGAGGCTAATGGAGCAGGCCCTGTGTACGCGCGGGATATTATTGCCGATGCAAGTGTGGAGATCCTGAATCCCGATCTGTATATTGCAACTTTACAGGAGGATGGGAGCCTCAATATGGAAATTACCGTTGCCAAAGGAAGAGGCTATGTTCCGGCCGAACGAAACAAGCTTCCTGAGCATCCTATAGGTATTATTCCTGTCGATTCTATTTTTACTCCTGTAAGCAAGGTCAACTTCCAGATCGATAATACACGGGTTGGTCAGGTTACAGACTACGACAAGTTAACTATCGACATCTGGACCGACAAAACAATTGCACCGGATGAGGCGCTGGGCCTGGCATCCAAGATTCTCATCGAGCATCTTAAATTGTTTACCAATCTCACTGATACCAGCGATGAAGTTGAGATCATGGTCGAGAAAGAGGAAGAAGCGATTGATCGCTTGCTGGAAATGACCATCGAAGAGCTGGATCTTTCAGTACGTTCCTATAACTGCCTCAAACGGGCTGGCATTAACACACTTGAAGAGTTAACCAGAAAAACAGAAGAAGACATGATGAAAGTCCGTAACTTAGGCAAGAAATCCCTCGCAGAGGTCAAAGAAAAGCTCGCCGCTTTAGGACTCTCGTTACGGGAATCTGAAGAATAA
- the rplQ gene encoding 50S ribosomal protein L17 produces MKLKKLGRTSSHRRALLRSLVTQLVLHGRIETTEAKAKAVKPLADKMVTLGKRGDLHARRQAAAFLIQPEAVKKLFDDIAPKYEDRSGGYTRIMKTAPRRGDAAPMAIIEWV; encoded by the coding sequence GTGAAACTGAAAAAACTAGGCCGCACTTCCAGCCATAGACGGGCCTTACTGCGCAGCTTAGTAACACAATTAGTGCTTCATGGGCGTATAGAAACAACAGAAGCAAAAGCAAAAGCTGTCAAGCCCTTAGCTGATAAAATGGTTACCTTAGGTAAACGTGGAGATTTGCATGCTCGGCGACAGGCAGCTGCTTTCCTTATACAGCCAGAGGCCGTAAAGAAATTATTTGACGATATCGCTCCTAAGTACGAGGATCGCAGTGGTGGATACACGCGCATTATGAAAACAGCTCCACGCCGCGGTGATGCAGCTCCGATGGCTATTATAGAGTGGGTTTAG
- a CDS encoding energy-coupling factor transporter ATPase yields MAEALIKFTDVSFSYGADSAQELEALAGINLEIAAGEFVAVLGHNGSGKSTLAKHINALLVPTSGSVVVGGIDTKDADRVWEIRQTAGMVFQNPDNQLVATTVEEDVAFGPENLGIPTPEIHHRVDEALELVGMSEFRLRSPHQLSGGQKQRVAIAGMIAMRPRCIVLDEPTAMLDPMGRQEVMDTILKLNRQENITIVLITHAMEEAILADRIIVMEAGRVVLSGVPREVFSQVETLTQLRLDVPQVTALANRLRKRGYTQIPNNILTIEEMVNVLCQLE; encoded by the coding sequence ATGGCAGAAGCTTTAATTAAATTTACTGATGTCAGCTTTTCTTACGGTGCAGATTCGGCGCAGGAATTAGAAGCGTTAGCGGGAATTAATTTAGAAATCGCAGCCGGAGAGTTTGTAGCAGTGCTGGGCCACAACGGCTCGGGTAAATCCACCCTCGCCAAGCATATCAACGCCCTACTTGTGCCAACAAGCGGGAGTGTAGTGGTAGGCGGGATCGATACCAAGGATGCAGATCGGGTTTGGGAAATACGGCAGACTGCAGGAATGGTATTTCAGAATCCAGACAACCAGCTGGTCGCTACGACGGTTGAAGAAGATGTGGCTTTTGGACCGGAAAACCTTGGTATTCCTACTCCTGAGATTCACCATCGAGTTGATGAAGCTCTGGAACTGGTTGGGATGAGTGAGTTTCGTCTGCGTTCTCCGCACCAGCTTTCTGGAGGGCAGAAGCAGCGCGTTGCTATCGCGGGCATGATTGCCATGCGGCCCCGCTGTATTGTGCTGGACGAGCCGACTGCGATGCTGGATCCAATGGGTAGACAGGAAGTCATGGATACGATCTTGAAACTAAACCGCCAAGAGAACATCACCATTGTTCTCATTACCCACGCAATGGAAGAAGCAATCCTTGCTGATCGAATCATAGTTATGGAAGCAGGAAGAGTGGTCTTGTCCGGGGTTCCTAGAGAAGTCTTTTCTCAAGTCGAAACTCTAACTCAACTGCGTCTGGATGTCCCTCAGGTTACTGCCCTGGCTAATCGCTTGCGCAAACGGGGATATACGCAGATTCCAAATAATATCTTGACCATTGAAGAGATGGTGAATGTGTTATGCCAATTAGAGTAG
- a CDS encoding energy-coupling factor transporter ATPase, protein MPIRVEGLSYIYNAGQPMEKLALNDVSLTVEDGEFIGLIGHTGSGKSTLVQHFNGLLKPTKGRIYLDGIDIHSKGITLRSVRQQVGMVFQYPEYQLFGETVFEDIAFGPKNMGVSDQELDERVDWALDLVGLDSSFKERSPFELSGGQKRKVAIAGVLAMRPRILILDEPTAGLDPKGRDEILSLVSRLHQQEKTTIILVSHSMEDIARLASRLIVMANGEIVLEGPPEVVFKEADYLEKIGLGVPQMKKLLQALQAQGLDVHPDHYTIEAAEGEIVRLLETK, encoded by the coding sequence ATGCCAATTAGAGTAGAAGGATTATCATATATCTATAACGCCGGTCAGCCCATGGAGAAGCTGGCTCTCAATGATGTCTCCCTGACGGTTGAGGATGGCGAGTTTATTGGTTTGATTGGGCATACCGGCTCGGGGAAATCTACCTTGGTACAGCATTTCAATGGTCTGTTAAAACCTACCAAAGGCCGGATTTACCTTGATGGTATCGATATCCACAGCAAAGGGATAACTCTCCGTTCGGTGAGACAGCAAGTTGGCATGGTTTTCCAGTATCCCGAGTATCAGCTCTTTGGAGAAACTGTGTTTGAAGATATCGCTTTTGGACCAAAAAACATGGGCGTTTCCGATCAGGAACTGGATGAGCGAGTTGATTGGGCTTTGGATTTAGTCGGCTTAGACAGCAGCTTCAAAGAGCGTTCGCCGTTTGAGCTTTCAGGAGGACAGAAGCGGAAAGTGGCCATCGCCGGCGTATTGGCGATGCGGCCGCGGATTCTGATTCTGGACGAACCTACCGCCGGTCTGGATCCAAAAGGCAGGGATGAGATATTATCGCTGGTTTCCCGCCTGCATCAGCAGGAAAAAACCACGATTATTTTGGTCAGCCACAGTATGGAAGATATTGCCCGCTTGGCAAGCCGGCTGATTGTAATGGCTAATGGTGAAATTGTACTGGAAGGCCCACCAGAAGTTGTCTTTAAAGAGGCTGATTATCTGGAGAAGATCGGTTTAGGGGTTCCCCAGATGAAAAAGCTGCTGCAGGCTCTGCAGGCACAGGGATTAGACGTGCATCCGGATCATTATACAATCGAGGCCGCTGAAGGCGAAATTGTGAGATTATTGGAGACGAAATAA
- a CDS encoding energy-coupling factor transporter transmembrane protein EcfT — protein MMRNITIGQYIPGESLIHRLDPRTKIIATFLFIALLFLVDTFIGYACGAVLILLSVILSRIPIKFILRGIKPLAVIIVLTLSLHFFMTDGRVIFQLGFIKVTEEGVVRGLMMGSRLVLLVIGTSILTLTTSPILLTDGIESLLKPFKVIGVPAHELAMMMTIALRFIPTLVEETEKIMKAQMARGADFESGNIFQRAKSLIPILIPLFINAFRRADDLATAMEARGYRGGEGRTKFRVLKFTHQDGFTLLFVTAFVVLVSIYF, from the coding sequence ATGATGAGAAATATTACAATCGGACAGTATATTCCAGGTGAATCCCTCATCCACCGCTTAGATCCCCGCACCAAGATTATTGCAACATTTTTGTTTATCGCGCTGTTATTTTTGGTGGATACTTTTATTGGCTATGCATGTGGTGCTGTTCTAATCCTGCTGTCAGTCATTCTGTCAAGAATCCCGATTAAGTTTATCCTCCGGGGGATCAAGCCTTTGGCAGTAATTATTGTTTTGACTTTGTCGCTCCATTTCTTTATGACCGATGGTCGAGTTATCTTTCAGCTCGGCTTCATCAAGGTTACCGAAGAAGGAGTGGTGCGCGGTTTAATGATGGGCTCCCGGTTGGTGCTGTTGGTAATCGGCACTTCAATCCTCACTCTCACCACTTCGCCAATTCTGCTGACAGATGGGATTGAGAGCCTGCTGAAACCGTTTAAGGTCATTGGGGTTCCGGCACATGAATTGGCAATGATGATGACCATTGCCCTGCGCTTTATTCCTACCTTAGTTGAAGAAACGGAGAAAATCATGAAAGCGCAGATGGCCAGGGGAGCGGATTTTGAATCTGGCAATATTTTCCAAAGGGCTAAGAGCTTAATTCCGATTCTGATTCCTCTATTTATCAATGCGTTTCGCCGGGCAGATGATTTGGCAACTGCCATGGAAGCAAGAGGATACCGCGGCGGAGAAGGCAGAACCAAATTCCGGGTCTTAAAGTTTACTCACCAAGATGGCTTTACTCTGCTATTTGTCACTGCGTTTGTTGTTTTAGTCAGCATCTATTTTTAG
- the truA gene encoding tRNA pseudouridine(38-40) synthase TruA, producing the protein MANYKLVIEYDGTNYNGFQIQPNGITVQGLLEEALSRIAKTEVKIIAAGRTDAGVHAFNQVVNFNANLTVPVERMAVALNSLLPKDIRVRGCEIVPDSFHARYDAVEKTYLYRIRHGQIESAFEHKYCWWLKRELDWDLIEQAGLLLVGTHDFAGFAASGSGVKTTVRTISNYSLTKAVNGGDIRFTADGFLYNMVRNMVGTLVEIGLGKRPVEDIPRILCSRDRTQAGVTAPAQGLFLESIIYPDLT; encoded by the coding sequence ATGGCTAATTATAAGTTGGTAATCGAGTATGATGGGACAAACTATAATGGTTTTCAAATTCAACCGAACGGCATAACTGTTCAGGGTCTTTTGGAAGAAGCCTTGAGTAGAATTGCTAAGACTGAAGTTAAGATTATCGCAGCCGGGCGCACTGATGCCGGTGTGCATGCCTTTAATCAAGTTGTTAATTTTAATGCTAATTTGACGGTGCCGGTAGAAAGAATGGCCGTAGCGCTGAACAGTCTGCTGCCGAAGGACATTCGGGTTAGAGGATGCGAAATAGTCCCTGACAGCTTTCATGCCCGCTATGATGCAGTGGAGAAAACCTACTTATACCGCATCCGCCACGGCCAAATCGAATCTGCATTTGAGCATAAGTACTGTTGGTGGCTGAAGCGAGAACTTGACTGGGATTTGATCGAACAAGCGGGTTTGCTGCTTGTAGGTACCCATGATTTTGCCGGCTTTGCTGCCAGCGGATCAGGTGTAAAAACTACCGTGCGTACCATCAGCAATTATTCACTTACTAAAGCAGTTAATGGCGGAGACATCCGTTTTACCGCCGATGGATTTTTGTACAATATGGTGCGCAATATGGTGGGAACCTTAGTGGAAATTGGTCTCGGCAAACGCCCAGTGGAAGATATACCGCGGATTTTATGTTCCCGGGATCGAACTCAAGCGGGAGTTACAGCACCGGCGCAGGGGTTGTTTTTGGAAAGCATTATTTATCCTGATCTTACTTGA
- the rplM gene encoding 50S ribosomal protein L13, protein MANKENIERKWYVIDATDKTLGRLATQIATILRGKHKPIYTPHVDTGDHVIVINAEKVRLTGNKLQDKKYYRHSGYPGGLRVRTAGQILSSGRPEQVLKLAVKGMLPHNRLGRKMFKKLKVYAGNEHPHSAQKPEKLDI, encoded by the coding sequence ATGGCAAACAAAGAAAATATCGAAAGAAAATGGTATGTTATCGACGCTACAGATAAAACTTTAGGCCGTCTGGCAACACAAATCGCAACAATTTTGCGCGGCAAGCATAAACCAATTTACACTCCGCATGTTGATACAGGCGACCATGTTATTGTAATTAACGCTGAAAAAGTTAGATTAACCGGAAATAAACTTCAGGATAAAAAGTACTACCGCCACAGCGGATATCCTGGTGGACTGAGAGTAAGAACTGCTGGGCAGATTCTCAGCAGCGGACGTCCAGAGCAAGTGCTCAAGCTCGCTGTTAAAGGTATGTTGCCTCATAATCGGTTAGGCAGAAAGATGTTCAAGAAGTTGAAGGTTTACGCTGGTAATGAGCATCCTCACAGTGCTCAGAAGCCTGAGAAACTAGACATATAA
- the rpsI gene encoding 30S ribosomal protein S9, whose protein sequence is MSAVANTETYYGTGRRKKSVARVRLLPGNGKVIINGRDIEDYFGRAVLRTILMQPLVLTNTDGKYDVIANVHGGGTTGQAGAIRHGIARALLQADPELRAPLKKAGYLTRDPRMKERKKYGLKKARKAPQFSKR, encoded by the coding sequence GTGAGTGCAGTAGCAAATACGGAAACATATTATGGTACCGGCAGAAGAAAAAAATCTGTTGCTCGTGTGCGTCTCTTACCAGGAAACGGTAAGGTGATTATCAACGGGCGTGATATAGAAGACTACTTTGGCAGAGCAGTACTCCGCACTATCTTAATGCAGCCACTAGTATTAACCAATACTGACGGTAAATACGATGTGATTGCTAACGTTCACGGCGGCGGCACAACAGGACAAGCAGGCGCTATCCGCCACGGCATTGCCAGAGCACTGCTGCAGGCTGATCCTGAACTGAGAGCTCCGCTCAAGAAAGCTGGATATCTCACTCGCGATCCGCGGATGAAGGAAAGAAAGAAATACGGTTTGAAAAAAGCGCGGAAAGCACCTCAATTCTCCAAGCGTTAA